In Streptomyces nojiriensis, one genomic interval encodes:
- a CDS encoding 5-(carboxyamino)imidazole ribonucleotide synthase translates to MTFPVVGMVGGGQLARMTHEAGIPLGIRFKLLSDTPQDSAAQVVSDVVIGDYRDLETLRAFARGCDVITFDHEHVPTEHLRALEADGIPVRPGPDALVHAQDKGVMRAKLDEIGAPSPRHRIVSDPDDVAAFAEEVGGFPVILKTVRGGYDGKGVWFVRTPEDAAAPFKAGVPVLAEEKVDFVRELAANIVRSPHGQAVAYPVVESRQVDGVCDTVIAPAPDLSEALAGEAQALALRIAKELGVTGHLAVELFETTDGRILVNELAMRPHNSGHWTQDGAVTSQFANHVRAVLDLPLGDPRPRATWTVMANVLGGDYPDMYAAYLHCMAHDPQLKIHMYGKDVKHGRKVGHVNTYGDDLDDVLERARHAADYLRGTVTA, encoded by the coding sequence GTGACGTTCCCGGTAGTCGGTATGGTCGGCGGCGGCCAGCTCGCCCGCATGACCCACGAGGCGGGCATCCCCCTCGGCATCAGATTCAAGCTCCTCAGTGACACTCCGCAGGACTCGGCGGCCCAGGTCGTGAGCGATGTCGTCATCGGCGACTATCGCGACCTGGAGACGTTGCGTGCCTTCGCGCGCGGCTGTGACGTGATCACCTTCGACCACGAGCATGTACCCACGGAGCACCTCCGGGCCCTGGAAGCGGACGGCATCCCCGTCCGCCCGGGGCCCGACGCTTTGGTGCATGCCCAGGACAAGGGGGTGATGCGCGCCAAGCTCGACGAGATCGGCGCGCCCAGCCCCCGCCACCGGATCGTGAGCGATCCGGACGACGTGGCCGCCTTCGCCGAAGAGGTGGGCGGGTTCCCCGTCATCCTCAAGACCGTGCGGGGCGGGTACGACGGCAAGGGCGTGTGGTTCGTCCGCACCCCCGAGGACGCGGCGGCCCCCTTCAAGGCGGGCGTCCCGGTCCTCGCGGAGGAGAAGGTCGATTTCGTCCGCGAGCTCGCGGCGAACATCGTCCGCTCCCCGCACGGCCAGGCAGTGGCCTACCCCGTCGTCGAGTCCCGCCAGGTGGACGGGGTCTGCGACACGGTGATCGCCCCGGCCCCGGACCTCTCGGAGGCCCTGGCGGGAGAGGCCCAGGCCCTGGCCCTGCGCATCGCCAAGGAACTCGGCGTGACCGGCCACCTGGCCGTGGAGCTGTTCGAGACCACCGACGGCCGGATCCTGGTCAACGAACTGGCGATGCGCCCGCACAACAGCGGTCACTGGACCCAGGACGGGGCCGTGACCTCCCAGTTCGCCAACCACGTGCGCGCGGTCCTGGACCTGCCGCTGGGCGACCCGCGTCCCCGCGCCACGTGGACGGTCATGGCGAACGTGCTGGGCGGGGACTACCCCGACATGTACGCGGCCTATCTGCACTGTATGGCCCACGACCCCCAGCTCAAGATCCACATGTACGGCAAGGACGTGAAACACGGTCGCAAGGTCGGCCACGTCAACACCTACGGCGACGATCTGGACGATGTGCTGGAGCGCGCACGCCACGCTGCCGACTACCTCAGAGGAACGGTCACCGCATGA
- a CDS encoding GtrA family protein produces the protein MSTPGGSVVERVRGLVREVAKFGAVGGLGVLVNLGVFNLIRNTTDLQVVRASVIATVVAIATNYIGFRYFAYRDRAKSGRTRELVLFAAFSGIGLVIESGVLYAATYGFGWDGPLASNVFKFIGIGTATVFRFWSYRTWVFKALPVPAEPAEPMPEPAPLPKPDRRPEPIPEPAPANN, from the coding sequence ATGAGCACGCCTGGCGGATCTGTCGTCGAACGTGTACGCGGCCTCGTACGAGAGGTGGCCAAGTTCGGGGCGGTCGGCGGTCTGGGTGTCCTGGTCAACCTGGGTGTCTTCAACCTGATCCGCAACACCACCGATCTGCAGGTGGTGCGCGCGAGCGTGATAGCCACCGTCGTGGCCATCGCCACGAACTACATCGGCTTCCGCTACTTCGCCTACCGGGACCGCGCCAAGAGCGGCCGCACCCGCGAGCTGGTCCTGTTCGCCGCGTTCAGCGGCATCGGCCTGGTCATCGAGAGCGGTGTGCTCTACGCCGCCACCTACGGGTTCGGCTGGGACGGCCCGCTCGCCAGCAACGTGTTCAAGTTCATCGGCATCGGGACCGCCACCGTGTTCCGCTTCTGGTCGTACCGGACCTGGGTCTTCAAGGCCCTGCCCGTGCCGGCGGAGCCGGCCGAGCCGATGCCGGAGCCGGCGCCCCTGCCGAAGCCGGACCGCAGGCCGGAGCCGATCCCCGAGCCGGCGCCCGCGAACAACTAG
- a CDS encoding ATP-binding protein: protein MRRRLINSTLAVVLVVIAVFGVSLVIVETRTITSSAQDRIESEALRLVGIVEANVLEKKPIDPVALGEQLDVGHHARITVPGQPAVDVGAPIPDSVIRGTARGEQGEVVVVEESRSTVTREVGRTLAVVGAVALLAVVAAVLLAVRQANRLASPLTDLAETAERLGSGDPRPRHKRYGVPELDRVADVLDSSAERIGRMLTAERRLAADASHQLRTPLTALSMRLEEITVTDDLATVREEATIALTQVERLTDVVQRLLTNSRDPRTGSAVPFDLDEVVKQQVEEWRPAYRSAGRAIVRSGRQGVRAVGTPGAVSQVLATLVENALMHGGGTVALRTRVIGNQAVLEVTDEGPGVPPDLGNRIFERAISGRNSTGIGLAVARDLAEADGGRLELLQTQPPVFALFLSRTAPERAEPPATVR, encoded by the coding sequence ATGCGCCGCCGCCTCATCAACTCCACGCTCGCCGTGGTGCTCGTCGTGATCGCCGTCTTCGGGGTCTCCCTCGTCATCGTGGAGACCCGGACCATCACCAGCAGCGCCCAGGACCGCATCGAGTCCGAGGCGCTGCGGCTCGTGGGCATCGTCGAGGCGAACGTCCTGGAGAAGAAGCCGATCGACCCCGTGGCCCTCGGCGAACAGCTGGACGTCGGCCACCACGCGCGGATCACCGTCCCCGGCCAGCCGGCCGTGGACGTGGGCGCCCCGATCCCCGACAGCGTGATCCGCGGCACCGCCCGCGGGGAGCAGGGCGAGGTCGTGGTCGTCGAGGAGTCCCGCTCCACCGTGACCCGCGAGGTCGGGCGGACCCTGGCCGTGGTCGGCGCGGTGGCCCTGCTGGCCGTCGTGGCGGCCGTCCTGCTCGCCGTACGGCAGGCCAACCGGCTGGCCTCCCCGCTCACCGACCTGGCCGAGACGGCGGAGCGGCTCGGATCGGGCGACCCGCGGCCCCGGCACAAACGCTACGGGGTCCCCGAGCTGGACCGGGTCGCGGACGTGCTGGACTCCAGCGCCGAGCGGATCGGCCGGATGCTGACGGCCGAGCGGCGCCTGGCCGCGGACGCCTCCCACCAGCTGCGCACCCCGCTCACCGCGCTCTCCATGCGGCTGGAGGAGATCACGGTCACCGACGACCTGGCGACCGTCCGGGAGGAGGCGACGATCGCCCTGACCCAGGTGGAGCGGCTCACGGACGTGGTGCAGCGGCTGCTCACGAACTCGCGGGACCCGCGGACGGGCTCGGCGGTCCCCTTCGACCTGGACGAGGTCGTCAAGCAGCAGGTCGAGGAGTGGCGGCCGGCCTACCGCAGCGCGGGCCGGGCCATCGTGCGCTCCGGACGGCAGGGCGTGCGGGCCGTCGGCACCCCGGGCGCGGTCTCGCAGGTGCTGGCCACCCTGGTGGAGAACGCCCTGATGCACGGCGGCGGCACGGTCGCGCTGCGCACCCGGGTGATCGGCAACCAGGCGGTGCTGGAGGTCACGGACGAGGGACCGGGCGTCCCGCCGGACCTCGGCAACCGGATCTTCGAGCGGGCCATCAGCGGCCGCAACTCCACCGGGATCGGCCTCGCGGTGGCCCGGGACCTCGCGGAGGCGGACGGCGGACGCCTGGAGCTGCTCCAGACGCAGCCGCCGGTGTTCGCCCTGTTCCTCAGCCGGACGGCCCCGGAACGGGCCGAACCGCCGGCCACGGTCCGCTAG
- a CDS encoding response regulator transcription factor: MTRVLLAEDDASISEPLARALRREGYEVEVREDGPTALDAGLQGGVDLVVLDLGLPGMDGLEVARRLRAEGHGFPILVLTARADEVDTVVGLDAGADDYVTKPFRLAELLARVRALLRRGATEALQPPATHGVRIDVESHRAWMGEEELQLTAKEFDLLRVLVRDAGRVVTRDQLMREVWDTTWWSSTKTLDMHISWLRKKLGDDAANPRYIATVRGVGFRFEKS, encoded by the coding sequence ATGACGCGTGTACTGCTCGCCGAGGACGACGCATCCATCTCGGAACCCCTGGCCCGTGCCCTGCGCCGGGAGGGGTACGAGGTCGAGGTCCGGGAGGACGGCCCCACCGCCCTGGACGCGGGACTGCAGGGCGGCGTCGACCTCGTCGTCCTCGACCTGGGACTGCCGGGCATGGACGGCCTGGAGGTCGCCCGCCGGCTGCGCGCCGAGGGGCACGGCTTCCCGATCCTGGTCCTCACCGCCCGGGCCGACGAGGTCGACACGGTCGTCGGCCTGGACGCCGGCGCCGACGACTACGTGACCAAACCCTTCCGGCTGGCCGAACTGCTCGCCCGGGTCCGGGCCCTGCTCCGGCGCGGCGCCACCGAGGCCCTCCAGCCCCCCGCCACCCACGGCGTGCGGATCGACGTCGAATCGCACCGGGCCTGGATGGGGGAGGAGGAGCTCCAGCTCACGGCCAAGGAGTTCGACCTGCTGCGGGTCCTGGTCCGCGACGCGGGCCGGGTCGTCACCCGCGACCAGCTCATGCGCGAGGTCTGGGACACCACGTGGTGGTCCTCCACCAAGACCCTCGACATGCACATCTCCTGGCTGCGCAAGAAGCTGGGCGACGACGCCGCCAACCCCCGCTACATCGCCACCGTGCGCGGCGTCGGTTTCCGCTTCGAGAAGAGCTGA